One window of Vicia villosa cultivar HV-30 ecotype Madison, WI unplaced genomic scaffold, Vvil1.0 ctg.000893F_1_1, whole genome shotgun sequence genomic DNA carries:
- the LOC131631984 gene encoding uncharacterized protein LOC131631984, translated as MKKLYHKATVHPTPPVITDQLSFLPATILTLAAALSTEDREVLAYLIYCSSAATPTGNAKRSTVRNTDHATLFNCSCFRCYTSYWVRWDESPNRELIHEIIDAFEEWLAQSSKGGKKGKGKKEKRNKKGFGGKRSGPGCSGELNRSVVNELAEMESVGESSNSSSSGGGGGGSESGERVVVVGGGGGGGEDEEKGSVRKFVSFIGERIWGVWG; from the coding sequence ATGAAGAAGCTCTACCATAAAGCGACGGTTCATCCAACCCCACCGGTCATCACCGACCAACTCTCCTTCCTTCCGGCGACCATCCTCACCCTCGCTGCTGCTCTCTCAACGGAGGACAGAGAAGTCTTGGCTTACCTCATCTACTGCTCCTCCGCTGCAACCCCTACCGGAAACGCTAAACGGAGCACCGTGAGAAACACCGATCATGCTACTCTCTTTAACTGTAGCTGTTTCAGGTGCTATACGAGTTACTGGGTCAGATGGGACGAGTCGCCGAACCGTGAACTGATACATGAAATCATCGATGCTTTTGAGGAGTGGTTGGCTCAGAGTAGTAAAGGTGGGAAGAAAGGGAAAGGGAAGAAAGAGAAGAGGAACAAGAAAGGGTTTGGGGGTAAGCGGTCTGGACCTGGTTGCTCCGGTGAGTTGAATCGGTCTGTGGTGAACGAGTTGGCTGAGATGGAATCGGTGGGGGAAAGTAGTAATAGTAGTAGTAGcggcggtggtggtggtggtagtGAAAGTGGTGAAAGGGTGGTGGTTgttggaggtggtggtggtggtggtgaagatgaagagaaaggGTCGGTGAGAAAATTTGTGAGTTTCATTGGAGAAAGGATTTGGGGTGTTTGGGGATAG